In the Populus trichocarpa isolate Nisqually-1 chromosome 1, P.trichocarpa_v4.1, whole genome shotgun sequence genome, TTGTGATTTTGCCCCTTGCCAGAACAAAAACCTACATCTGCATAGTTGTTATCCTAATTTTTCTCCAATCAGTAATGCATTTTTCACACGTTGACTATGATATTGGATTTGATTCAGGTGGTAATGCTGATTACACTATGGATTTGCATCAGAAAGAACAATTGCACGACAATACCTTGTCAATGATGCAATCTCAGCACTTCTCTGTGAGCCTCTATGTGAAATGGAAATTTAGCAATAGCAAATGTTATCTGTTTGTACTTTCTGACACCTCATTTCTGCACTCTGCAGATAGGGAGATCTGCTGGGTTCAACTTAGGAGAGGCTTATTCATCCTATCGTCCtcagcagcaacagcaacatGCCCCAGCTGTCAGTAGTGGCGTCTCTTTTGCATCTGTAAACAATCAAGATCTTCATGGTTCAGAACTATTTCCGTCTTCACATTCAGCCTATCACCCACAGGTGTGGAAGTTTAGTCCTGTTAATAGTTTTTTGCATTGCCATTTAGAGGGTCTCCATTGCCTCAAGTGAATGTGGTTTTAATATCTAATGAAAGTGGTCAATTTCAAGTCCTTGCGTGGTTACAGTACATTAAAAAAAGggtaacaacaaaaaatagcCCCTCACGaataagtttgttattaatgttGCCCTGTACCTATTGGATCTGTCAAGTTTACCCTTATTGTTACCTTGAATTTCCAATTCAACCCTTCTGTCCACTCTTCATCCAAATCAGTTAATAGAATCCATTAAATACCATGCGGCAACTCATTAAGATTTATTTACTTTAGAATTTATTATGagtgaaataaacaaaactaataGTAAAAGcattgaaataatttgaaacccatgaaattgaatttgtgtACTTTTGAGTTTAAATGGCAttgatttttccaaaatttttagTTTAGATTGAAATTTCATTgtcattaattttatgttatttttaaacaataaatatgattgttctttaatttatggAGTTGCCACGTGGATACTTAACGTATCCTCGTAACAAATTGGGATGGAGAATTAACTGATGGGTATAATTGAAAACAACTGGTAAtgttaagaattaaattgataGATATCATGGTGAAGGGCAACACTGACAACATTAACCCAGAAGAAAATTTTCTTGGATTCAATAATTTGCTACTGATGGTTACCACACCAACTGTTTTCATAACTTCATGTTGGGGTGGTACAATagctatcatttttattttacttatctATGGTTATTCATTTTTCCTCTTAAGAAATCTTTTAAACTATCCTGTCATCTGTGGTTTAGACCAGTGGACCACCAGGAATTGGGCTGAGACCTTTAAATTCTCCGAATACGGTATCTGGTGTTGGATCATATGACCAGCTCATCCAGCAGTATCAACACCAGAACCAGCCCCAGTTTCGACTACAACAAATGTCGACTGTCAATCAACCATTTAGAGATCAGGGCATAAAGTCCATGCAGACAGCACAATCTGCACCTGATCCATTTGGGTTACTTGGCTTGTTAAGTGTTATAAGGATGAGTGATCCTGATCTGACCTCCCTGGCACTTGGAATTGATTTAACAACTCTTGGATTGAATTTGAATTCAGCTGAGAGTCTTCACAAGACTTTTGGCTCCCCATGGTCTGACGAGCCAGCAAAGGGTGATCCAGAGTTCAATGTTCCAAAGTGTTATTATGCTAAGCCACCACCTCCACTGGATGTGAGTTTGCTGTTGtcctttttctataattttgttatttaatccTAACCTCTTATTTCCataattgacttttcttttgGGTCTTGGTTGCAGcataattacttttcaaagcTCTGGACAGAAACGTTGCTCTATGCCTTTTACAGGTGCAGTTGTTTAGTGGATTTTGctgttttctttccttatgtttcAAGTTTTCACTAATGCCTTTCTTTATCCTGTTGCTTTTCAGCATGCCAAAAGATGAAGCTCAATTACATGCCGCAAACATACTGTAAGCTCTGATACTGATGAATTGAATGTTGTAGTTTTGTATCCATGTAACCTCCACTACCTGCCCATTTCCTTACCTTTCCCGCCTTTTTGAGTCCGTCTTATGCTCGGGGAAAAAGACCATTCAGGATTTTGAATACCTGCAATtttgctaattaaaaaatatgactaATGGTGGGATATTCTCTGTTGGCAGTTATGAAAGAGGCTGGTTATACCACAAGGAGCAGCGGCGTTGGTTAAAAAGAGTCCCCAACACAGAGCCACTTGTTAAAACGAGCGCATATGAGAGAGGGTCTTACCATTGTTTTGAACCGAACACATTTGAGATAACACTCAAGGTCTTGATTTGTTTGTAATTAGTTCGTATGTTTGCAATCTTTTCTTGCTCTACGAATGCAGGCTTGATTGATTTCTGATCCCCATTGGTAAAATCGATGTTGATGCAGGAAAATTTCGTTCTCCATTATGAGATGGTGGAAAAGAGACCGGGTCTGCCTCAACATTAACCAGTGTTCTATTTTGAAATGTAAACACGCATCATTGATTAGAACAAAGGAGGTCAATTTCCAGTGTTAGTGCCTGCTTGAAATTTGGTTATTTTCAGCAATTGTATAGCCATCATGTTGCGCAgggatttttcattttaaccaACAACTCTATATCTTCTCAACATGTGTTCACAGCGATTGTTGATAATTCTCGTAAAACTTGATGCATTCATTCCTACCATGGACGAGGGATCAAATTTCATCTGTAATGCTGTGTGGACAACTAAAcgttaaattgtttttggtccaattttgattttattggacGTTTTGAAGTTCTTGCCGCCACCATACATGGCAGGCTTTTATGCTGCCGTGTGCTAGGGGCAGCATTacttttattcaaatattaaacGCTGCAAGCCTTTCAAATCCAGCAGAAGTGGAGAGCATAGGTCCGCCCCCGATGATTCCTCTCTACAAGAAAATCCCATGGAAAGATAAATAATGACAGTCATCTCAAATCAAGTATCTGGTAAAAACTGATTGATATATTCGTATCTCGTGAGCCACGATGCATCAGAAAAACCCTAACatccaataattaaatttgGGTTCCTGGCATTGTTGATTGAGAGGAGAGGGAGGAGTGCTTTGGTGTCTAAGAAGTGGAGTGCATTATTTTCTCGTTCTTTACTCTCCCTAGGTTTCTACTcgatttgaaaaacaaacatcaGTTcctattttcaaaacaaatttatccAATTTTCAAATGCAAGCCCAAAGATGTGTTTCCAAAATCTATTTCATTAGCTTGGACCTCCACTCAAATTTCTTACCGTTGTAAAAAGGTCACATAGGAAGACATATCAACGTGTGTAACTGTAGCTGCACAAGTCGTGTCGTCGTTGCTCGCTGGTGTGATGTTCTGGGAGAGTTTTCCTTCGTTGTTGCCGTCCAGGGTGATCAATCCGCAGCCCAGGTTGCGGCTCAGGAACCCGGGGAAAGTCTAGATTTCAGCTGGGAATTGCGTAGATGTAGGCATTCCATAAGTTGATCAGCTGTTTTATTTACATTGCATGGTTAGAACTCAGGAGCCCAAGGAAACATGCAATTAGCAACAGCAACACTGGCATATCATTACAATCTGATATCCCTTTCGTGCACGCACGCAAATTCAAGATGGCCACCCTCAAAGCTCTCAAGCTTTCAACGTAAACCAAGACCCAAGGTAGAATAGGAAACAGTGAGAACATAAGAGGCATATCTTCCTCTCTTTCCTGTTTTAAAAAGGACATACATTCGCGCAAAACCTGTATCAGAGAcggatttcttttttatctgtcTCCTGTCCCTCCagcaaacatatttttttggttcattttGTATTTATCTCCTGTCCAGCGATCCATAACCTAAAtgattatgttttcttttcaaggtcctccaaatataatataatataaggtTCCTAGATAAATAGATTGCAACATTAGTAAATGATTATATGATTTGAAACCCTTATTCATCACAGCCATGATTTGCACCCACAACTAGTAGATCAACAATTGGACTCTAGTAAATGGTGTAAATATTGATCAAGCGCACCTATGAGAAGTTCATATAGTCACCCCTATTCCATAACGACAATGTCCGATGAGGATATTAAGAAAAGAAGCGAATTTGAATCCTGAAGCTGTTTCATTTTTTAGAATCTGACAGCCCTAAATAAGCCACCGTTGTATTCAGAAAACCTGGGAGTTCACTGGCAAAATCAGAGGTCACATGGTAATTTGCTTGTCACCATACACGATTTGCAGTTACGGCAGAGACAACTCCTCTCAATGTTTCCTGCATGACAAGAGTTTAGTCGTTATACTTCCATATTCATTCTCTGGAAGATGATTTCTAAGGATATTACCGAAGAATGGTCTTGAAGACCAAGAGAGAGCACCAATGGCTTGGACGAGCCTGATGTACTGCCAACACAAAAGGAGATGTTAGATGTTAGTTAACAGGGTATTTAGAACCAATACAAAAGGAGATGTTataatcacacacacacatcacaTTCAGAGGTTTCTTAAGCAGAGACAAAGCAGTGATTACATGATAGTTGACctgtttaaataatttatgccAAATAAAGGCATACCTTATATGTTCAATTAGTTGTCTAGCACAAGCGACAAGCATTGGCTGCAcattttgaaatcaaccaaAATCAATCACAAGTTATAATCAAACTAGGAACTACTGAGGCTGGCTAGCTAGCTTACCTCATCACGTTTTCCAAAGATTACAGACACGTTGAAGGTTGGATGGATTGACAAACTCTCGTCCTTCCTAGCAACAAATGCAGAGTATATCATAGAAAATCTGCTAAAAACTACCATTCAACTCTAATACTCTAATATAATCTTAATAAGCATGGTTGTGAGATATGTTTCAACTAAATATAATGATTAATCATTCCTGGATTCTTGCAACTgattttccctaaaaaaatgCTGACTAGCAACGGTTTATCATCTTCTCTTTTGAGATATATCATTATGTCTTTGGAAATCTTTACCCTTTTTTCTCACCCTTTTGATAAAGATTTTCCACCACACTTGTAACCAATGCTTGATCACTTCAGTAAAAGCTTATACATCCATCTACCTTCAGAATTCTTCATAAACCATACCTTTTATCTCCATGGAAGTGGAGGCGGATAAAATAACTGATTGATTCGGTTAAGGAGGCGGCTAAGGCATCCTTAGATCTGATAGACCTCCAAACCCAAATCTATATATAAatgatttattatattataattttgccaatatatatctaaaataattagtGTATCCCCCCCCCCCTAATATTTAGCTTTGTTTGATACttgtaaatttcttttttaatgagttGAGTtctttatttaatgaaaatgagtcatgaaaagaaatatgtggACCTCCATTGGAGGTCTGCATCCAATGAAGGCGGGTATGGAGGATTGGAAACTACCCTTGACAAATATGGAGGTTAGAAgggcgccccccccccccccccccccctccagGCAGCTAATCAGGCGTACAGGTATGCGACAGAATAAGTTCAGGATATCAATCATAACCATATCCCATCCAAATATCAATCTCACTGGACTATGAAAAGATATACAAACATGCAAGCAACTACTTGAAAGTGTTGTGTTTATTGTGATATTAGttacatcaaagaaaaagagcagttaattcaataaatttgaaagaggTTGTTACTTTGTTCCACAAACAAGCAGgaataagataaaagaaaaacaattggcCGTGCGGTACTGATATGAAACAAAATCTTGTGGCCTTGCAGTGGATAGccataataatatgttttagcTGACAATTTTTAAAAGCAGTAACATCGTGGATTCTTCATACCTGGCATGCAGTATTGTGCCCATGCTTCCTATTTGGGTAGCAATCACCTGTTAAGCATTTTGTCAAACATCACAAATTTGTCCACACACAGACACAAGCCCACCAAATATATGGTCTTCTCAAACTCACCAGAAAATGGTCATCATAACCGGAAATTACCATATCTGTTTTGTTTCCCTGTCAAGCAGAGaaagacaaacaaaaacaagTGAAGAAAACTCAATCATTAACGGGCCATTCCTTTTACACAATAAATCAATCAGAATAAAACTCACACAAcctagaaggaaaaaaaaaaaacaatcaggtGGCTGATCATACCTTGATAACTACAGAACACTCTTTATGGGTGACAGGAAAATGTTGAACCGAACTCTCCATTGCTAGCTTGTTAAAGAGGGACGaggtttttgtttcttctgtaCTGTGAACTAGGACGCGCTGCCTTCCTTCTGAGCACGTCTGACAGGGACGGTGATTTTCCAGCCCAGCATTAATAACACCGGTACAGATCCAACTTAGAAGCCCATGCCAAGACTATCACGAGGCCTTAAGACCCATGTTATCAGAACAGAAATGGACAGTCAGCCTCCTACAGAGCCTGGTCAGCGGTTAAAACCCGCAACTTGTGAATTCCCAGCAAACAAAATTATGAAGTCGATGAAACCAAATCCCACAAATCATCAAATCACACGGATCACCTTTTTCTTACGACTCGTTTAGctatcaagaacaaaaatatgaaaagagaaTTACAAGACTGTCTCAAATTGGGAGGAGAAATCTCTTACATCTGTTATCCCCATATCTTGGTTATGCCCACAGGCCCAACAAATTTACATGTACAGTAGGCCTGTCGATCGAGAATTCTTGTAACAAAGACAAGCATGTGAATTGATTTCCCAAAAAACCAGTAAGAGAATGGCACTGATGAAACGTGAATAGTAGGAGGTGACAACATAGAGCATTACAAGATCACATTGGCAATTGAAAAAGACCGTGGAGCGTTACAAGGGATATTGTTAAAGGACCAAAAGACTATAAATACAAGCTATAACAACACAGAGCAACCAACAATTAACTCAACAACATTCAAATTTATGAACTGCAACTACTTTGATTATAGAgtgatatatataattgtagAATGATAGTTTGGTATTGAATTCCTACGTAAATATCATGTCTTGAAAAAGAGTCCAGGGTTGTACATAAAATGCTCCATGAATGatgaatttactttttttttattttgttacacgtgtgcggcgtcacaAAGAACATCCTTTTAGATTGAGATCTTTGTGATGATGGATGgatggaaaaaataatgaatttttgtttcttattaataaaaaaaaaataatgaagttgaCGCCTAATATTTTAGTCACtagaaacctaactggtcttagagtcTGGATAAGAGGGACTAGTTGTGTATATGAATGACATATCACCCCTAGTATATCTTATTTAAGATAAGCTCTATTGTTTATTTGTCCAATACAAATTAAtgtattgttatgttttttaatcgtTGGTCTCTCTAATAGTTAAAGTCAGTTCACTCCAGTAGAGTGGACCGTAGCTTTCGGGGCTGAACCTCATCATTCTAgagtcaaaacataaaaataaaagaaattatctttttatttaatatcgggaatacgtcttacatataagtttataatctcgtatattaaaagaaacaaaataattttttgatgtttttgaaatgtaaacCAAGTTCCCaaggctttaataaactagttattaaatataaaaatgcatgTAAAGATATTAACAAAaccatttttcttgaattttggtATTTAAAGATGCTAAATCatgtcatgtattttttttatttatgcaaatattatttttctatttttgagagacttcgtcatatgcaatttaaaataaagttgtgtatttttcttaaaagaaagatttttgttgtttttgtggaaGGGAATCGATTTATTTAATACCGAAAAAGCATCTCGCGTGtatatcataatttcaaatattaaatatgaaagggTAAGAAAAAGTAgggaattcaaaattaattgtaaaatgatcttccaaatattaaaatttattaaaaactggATTAAGACTGTGTTTGGCAAGgcataaataaaatgtttttatcaagCTATTTTAAACATGATATCAACTCAAGACGAATTATCATTCATCAACTCAAAACCGagtaatacaaaaaatacacacaAATCTTATTAATGTCATGAACTTCGTTCAAATTTCATGCAAATTCTAATAAATCAACACAAATCCAAACATAACTCATGCACATAAACacaaatcaattcaaatcaaataatatccAAACAGTTAAAAAATTGTACACAACAATGAGATTTTGTCCCAAATTCACAACATTTAATCAAtttgttcaaaaaataatttgaggttATGAATTGACCTTTCGAGGTGTTTAGTGTGTTCAAGAGTTATTGGAAACAAGCTGGAGGACCGCTAGAACAGTGGCGTCACAAAGAATTCACGCGCCACCACTGCTAGAGTAACGTGAGGTGCTAGATCTGAAGCGCCTCAGTCTTCTCTTTGCTCCTATACTGGCGGTGATGCCAACAACAActtgaaaagggaaaaacaagCACGGGAAAATCTGGTTATTTCTTCCTctctcaactatttttttttatcaatgccATTGAAGGCGGAGGAAGAGAACTTGGTGATTCAGGCATCGATTCTTATTGCCGCCGTGGATGGAAGAGAACAACCTTGGTTGGTCTGTTGAAAGCTCACGGTGAAGCGAGGAAGATGATTGTTGAAGCTCTACACGGTGAAAATGGAGTAGTTGGGTGGAATATATCATGGGTCAGTCCGTTGGCTTGTTATTGGTGCCTCAAGTGGTGGTTGGCGGCGGTCACATGGAGAAATACAAAGAAGTTGTTGTTTAGCTGATTTGAGGTGGAAATGCTATGTTATTGCATGAGGCTGTTTTGTGGAGGTTTGTGGGTTGTCTTGTGGTGGTTGGTTCTCTTTGTGAAGACGGGGAAAGGGAAGAGTGGTTGTGTCATTTTGGTGGATGAGGTGTTGTCATGGTTGGGATCAATGGGACAAAAGCTGCCCACGGTGGAGAAGAAGGATTGTCGTGAGGATCCAGGGAGAGTTGGTTAATGACAACGCGACTTTGTTgcctttttttaagaaaaatgagGCTAGGTTTTTATGAGGTGTGTGAGAGAGAgttctttcttttgtattttttgctttttgaatGGATGTGTGTTGGAGAGTATAAGCTAGTGAGTGAGAGAGAAAATTGGAGggggtcattttttttctttggatagatggttttttattttgctcCAACTAATTCTCCCAAAATTATTTCCTCTTTTGTGTGAGAGATTCCCTcactatttataggcaaaataatttgtttttttccttctaatttctTGGTTCTCAAGTAAACTTGGTGACCAAGCAACCCAAAATCAGCTTGgtctctatttgttttttgcacTTTTGATCCCTttgtctaaatattttttgttttttttaaatacaatatcaaTATTGACtcgattataaaaataaatcaatgattCTAAAATGAAGACATTAAAAACTAAAGACGTCGAaagtaaattgttgaaattttaattcttttaaaaagattttaaaaataccaaaaacaacgcaaatatttttaacatgtttattCATTGATTTAACACacatcaatcaaaagaaaaaaaaatacaaaagaaagagCTCTCTCTCCCCATGGGAAGGCACCATCCAACCAAGGGACAatgtttgtcattttttaaagaataattaacCAAGTACGGCTTTATTTATTGTCTAAAGGTCTAGATtgtgcaattaaaaaaacaattaaacattGACTAAATAGATAACACTCATGTGGGCTGAATAGTCAAAAGGTCAAGAAAATTCTAAATTGCAAACCTCGTGCGTGATAGGGAGATGGCGaggaaaaaggaagagaatTTTGGAGGATAAATCACTTAGTCATCATGAACACATAGTTCTAGATCCTCCTTTGTTTTACTAGCATTGCaacattttccattcatttttttttaatttcagattaaactctttttaaagaatatttcattttctattattctaattatatttaaaataatttaataaatatctgTGAAAACTAATCCCAATtcttaaattaaagaaaatcagaGAAAGAGTGAATACTTGTGATAATCCataaagttttattattaaCTTAACGTATCTCACGGTCATGTTTAATGTTCGAAAGGCAAGTTCTGGCGTCATTTACATGATAGCCACGTGGTGAGCGGTGGAGTAAAGTCATGGCCGTCCCGCGTTTACAGGTCATTCAAAGCGTCAAACCCATAAATTCAGCTTTCCTGTACAGCCTCTCGTTCTAGCCGGACCATTCATTACCTTCAGCTTTATTTGAGGTTCAAATACACGTAAAATTGGTAATCTTTTTAGATTTCAATGTTGAGtcataataatttgtttattttttattatatcttttaatataaaatattgaaagtaaaatatatatattacaataaaTTTCATGAGAAACCAACCATgacattaattgattttctttttaataaaaaataataacaataattgatTTTCAAGATAACATATATGAAGAACACGAATCTTAAGTAAAATGGATGATAAATTACCTCGTTTATTGGTCCAAGTGTCCGGTCTATAACATTCAGcactctctgtttttttgttttgttttagagtttttttttttttgggtgaaaaagaaagaatggtTTTGATGGCCACcaagtaattttaattttaatttaaaataaggtTAATATGCAACCTTAAAACATAATTagtatataaaacataattaatttgtatataaaaacatttttaaaacaatgaattcatgaaaatatgaatcatttattaaacatcaatattgatttaattaatatgttataTAATCCTACATATCTACTTACGATGCAACATCGATaggttgatttatgattttttatttttattttttattttattttaaattagttgaaaattaaataattttttttgttcttaaatttttttttacaagttattGTTGCTAATTTCTTtataagaaacaaattaaatgtttttttatggttgtttattttttttcttgtttaaataaAACCATTTTATCTTACAAGTTAAAATTATAACTcggtttattggtttttttaaaaaatatacttataacacataaatattttattaaaaacaataatatagaCCCATAGCGTAACATATAAAGcctagttttaaaactatttttcatatactaataataaattcttCCTATTTAGACATTAAACAGACttcacatatttaaaaaaagaaaaatgtttgtAATGATTGGTAATGAGAATATTGGAATTAAAGAATATCTACTCAccgttcattcattttaatcCTTTCGAAAACGCGTGTCAAAGTTTATATACACACTAATGATAATGTCAAATGAGTGTGCTTTGCTCACCGTTTAATTAATTATCGTGAGCCGAGCCGAGCCTGCAGCTTTCGTTATTCTAGCAAGTATAAAGATGTTGCGGATGCTTTTTGC is a window encoding:
- the LOC7487853 gene encoding uncharacterized protein LOC7487853, encoding MESSVQHFPVTHKECSVVIKGNKTDMVISGYDDHFLVIATQIGSMGTILHARKDESLSIHPTFNVSVIFGKRDEPMLVACARQLIEHISTSGSSKPLVLSLGLQDHSSETLRGVVSAVTANRVW